A genomic window from Methanovulcanius yangii includes:
- a CDS encoding class I SAM-dependent methyltransferase, with the protein MTLKECLAGTLPDGVLSCIPDHFDVIGDVAIVSLPPEAAAYAGDIAAAVQAVRHNIATVLNKTSRLEGDHRVCDYEVITGDRTETLHREYGCTYRLDVREVFFNPRLASERRRVTGQVRESEEVLIPFAGIGPFVIPAAAAGGRVTAIEKNPAACHWLCENVAANNLAGQVTIIEDDAFQALPMLTAAFDRVIVPTPYGMDLILDEVIPLVRRGGIIHFYTFRATNEIDILEARFRNMGMTVRKVTRCGNVAPGIARWAFDMRRR; encoded by the coding sequence ATGACACTCAAAGAATGCCTTGCAGGAACGCTCCCGGATGGGGTGCTCTCCTGCATCCCCGACCACTTCGACGTGATCGGCGATGTCGCCATCGTCTCCCTCCCCCCGGAGGCGGCGGCCTATGCCGGTGACATAGCTGCAGCCGTGCAGGCGGTCAGGCACAATATCGCGACCGTCCTCAACAAGACCTCACGGCTGGAGGGGGATCACCGGGTCTGCGACTATGAGGTGATCACGGGAGACCGCACGGAGACCCTCCATCGCGAGTACGGCTGCACATACCGCCTTGATGTGCGCGAGGTCTTCTTCAACCCGCGGCTCGCCTCCGAACGGCGGCGGGTGACCGGGCAGGTGAGGGAGAGCGAGGAGGTGCTCATCCCGTTCGCCGGGATCGGCCCCTTCGTCATCCCTGCGGCCGCCGCGGGGGGCCGGGTGACCGCCATCGAGAAGAACCCCGCCGCCTGCCACTGGCTCTGCGAGAATGTGGCGGCAAACAATCTCGCAGGGCAGGTGACGATCATCGAGGACGATGCGTTTCAGGCCCTCCCGATGCTCACCGCCGCCTTCGATCGGGTCATTGTGCCGACGCCGTATGGCATGGACCTGATCCTCGACGAGGTGATCCCCCTCGTCCGCCGGGGCGGGATCATTCACTTCTATACCTTCCGGGCGACCAACGAGATCGATATCCTGGAGGCACGGTTCCGGAATATGGGCATGACCGTCCGGAAGGTGACGCGCTGCGGGAATGTTGCACCCGGTATTGCCCGATGGGCTTTTGACATGAGACGCCGATAA
- the tsaA gene encoding tRNA (N6-threonylcarbamoyladenosine(37)-N6)-methyltransferase TrmO: MKESDIREMKITYKPIGIVHSGHTRHEDTPIQGIFNPAPGTVEVFEEYAEGLQDIESFSHLILIYHFHRATGNALVQAPFLDGEKARGIFSIRHFNRPNPIGISIVDLKAVKGTTLEISGCDILDGTPLLDIKPYVYQFDNRQEVTSGWVDGTHVDDIREWNATPKQLRDRRRAHL, from the coding sequence ATGAAAGAATCTGACATCAGGGAGATGAAAATCACCTATAAACCGATTGGAATCGTCCACTCCGGGCACACCCGGCACGAGGACACCCCCATCCAGGGAATCTTCAACCCGGCACCGGGGACCGTCGAAGTCTTCGAGGAGTATGCAGAGGGGCTGCAGGACATCGAGTCCTTCTCCCATCTCATCCTCATCTACCACTTCCACCGGGCGACCGGCAACGCCCTCGTGCAGGCCCCGTTCCTGGACGGGGAGAAGGCCCGCGGCATCTTCTCGATCCGCCACTTCAACCGCCCGAATCCCATCGGCATCTCCATCGTCGACCTGAAGGCGGTCAAAGGCACCACCCTCGAGATCAGCGGGTGCGACATCCTCGACGGGACCCCCCTCCTGGACATCAAGCCCTACGTCTACCAGTTCGACAACCGTCAGGAAGTGACGAGCGGGTGGGTGGACGGCACCCACGTCGACGATATCCGGGAATGGAACGCAACCCCGAAGCAGCTGAGGGACCGCCGGAGGGCACACCTGTGA
- the modA gene encoding molybdate ABC transporter substrate-binding protein, with product MKHAPLLCTACILLVCAAFFCGCTDTGSAEAAPSVEAGAETDESIIVYCGAGMREPMEEIGRAFEDETGVTVCYTFAGSNTLLSQMELTEIGDVYMPGATYYFEAAQDKGFVEENYLVAYHVPIIGVPKGNPANITCLDDLANDGVAVELGDPSACAIGKLANQILEKNGIFDEVDANVVSRGATVNELVVHTALGQVDASIIWEDLYKQDTMERIDIPNDQNIIKVVPIGLLTFSGNKDAASAFVTFVAAEDGGKEIFRSHGFTTYPNEAFEG from the coding sequence ATGAAACACGCACCACTACTTTGTACAGCCTGCATTCTTCTCGTCTGTGCGGCATTCTTCTGCGGATGCACGGATACCGGGAGTGCAGAGGCGGCCCCTTCCGTCGAAGCGGGCGCGGAAACGGATGAGAGCATCATTGTCTACTGCGGCGCAGGCATGCGCGAACCGATGGAGGAGATCGGCAGGGCGTTCGAGGACGAGACGGGCGTGACCGTCTGCTATACCTTTGCCGGGTCCAACACCCTCCTCTCGCAGATGGAACTGACGGAAATCGGCGACGTCTACATGCCGGGGGCCACCTACTACTTCGAGGCCGCCCAGGACAAGGGCTTTGTCGAGGAGAACTACCTCGTCGCCTACCACGTCCCCATCATCGGGGTCCCCAAGGGCAACCCGGCAAACATCACCTGCCTTGACGATCTTGCAAACGACGGCGTCGCCGTCGAACTGGGTGACCCGAGCGCCTGCGCCATCGGCAAACTCGCCAACCAGATCCTCGAGAAGAACGGGATCTTCGACGAGGTCGACGCAAATGTCGTCAGCCGCGGGGCTACGGTGAACGAACTCGTCGTCCACACGGCCCTCGGCCAGGTAGACGCCTCGATCATCTGGGAAGATCTCTACAAGCAGGACACGATGGAACGCATTGATATCCCGAATGACCAGAATATCATCAAAGTGGTACCGATCGGCCTTCTGACCTTCTCCGGGAACAAGGACGCAGCGTCCGCATTCGTGACCTTCGTCGCCGCAGAGGACGGAGGCAAGGAGATCTTCAGGAGCCATGGGTTTACCACGTACCCGAATGAGGCGTTTGAAGGATGA
- a CDS encoding MASE3 domain-containing protein gives MTGGGEDGQTVSLRQAALMQGSELRFFIFLALFLILTVALSLYNYLLFHTITELFIILIAGVMFIIAWNTRRYLNNNYLLFLGIGYFFIAVIELLHTLAYTGMNIFTGYGTNLATQLWVAARLLEAVVLLIAPFMLSRRLHPYREFLIFGVVTTGIIVAVFVTGTFPICYIEGEGLTLFKVVCEYLIIVLLLGALVLLWKKQASFEPIIFRLLAASIFFTIAAEVFFTLYLNVYGFANLLGHLLTLVSFALVYRAIVVSALQRPFDLIFRDLARSEQDVRRERDRVAQYLNIAEVILLAFDTRGVTTLINRKGSELLGLTPAEIIGKDWFATYVPEDQREEARKRLSAAMSGSAEIPAHSENDIIAADGRRRTISWRNAVIHDRNGTVVGILSSGEDITDLREAQRGLMIKDAAISSSPDGVVIIGPDERIMYANPAYLQLLGFRTADEILGRRITDVAADPNRIREMLGAIGDGGHWTGEYRARVRDGRVVDLLVSATVATDADGTPICTMASVVDVTEMQLYRKALEEANKKLGLLSSITRHDVLNQIHVILSYVELLKDELPPLEPATTYLKGVETAAHTIHGQINFTRDYHRMGVEAPVWQRVAEVFQENRYAWGPDTLTVRTDVDDVEVYADPMLEKVFYNLLDNAVRHGNGVTTVTVSFREENGAGIIVVEDDGSGVPEGEKERIFERGVGKNTGFGLFLTREVLGLTSITIHETGRVGEGARFELRVPPGVWRRGADAVS, from the coding sequence ATGACCGGCGGGGGAGAAGACGGGCAGACAGTGTCATTGCGGCAGGCAGCCCTGATGCAGGGAAGTGAGCTGCGGTTCTTTATCTTTCTCGCTCTCTTCCTGATCCTCACGGTGGCACTGTCCCTCTACAACTATCTTCTCTTCCACACCATCACCGAACTCTTCATCATTCTCATTGCTGGTGTCATGTTCATCATTGCCTGGAACACCCGCAGATACCTGAACAACAACTATCTGCTCTTCCTTGGCATCGGCTACTTCTTCATCGCCGTCATCGAACTCCTGCATACGCTTGCCTACACGGGAATGAACATCTTCACAGGCTACGGGACGAACCTTGCCACACAGCTCTGGGTCGCTGCCCGGCTGCTGGAGGCGGTCGTCCTCCTCATTGCCCCCTTCATGCTCTCTCGGCGGCTGCACCCGTACCGGGAATTCCTCATCTTCGGGGTGGTGACCACAGGAATCATCGTCGCGGTCTTTGTCACCGGGACGTTTCCTATATGCTATATCGAGGGGGAGGGTCTCACCCTCTTCAAGGTCGTCTGCGAGTACCTGATCATCGTTCTCCTTCTGGGAGCCCTCGTTCTCCTGTGGAAGAAGCAGGCGTCCTTCGAGCCGATCATCTTCCGTCTCCTTGCAGCCTCGATTTTCTTCACCATTGCGGCCGAGGTCTTCTTCACCCTCTATCTCAATGTCTACGGCTTTGCCAACCTGCTGGGTCATCTCCTGACGCTCGTCTCGTTCGCCCTCGTATACCGGGCGATCGTGGTCTCCGCCCTTCAGCGCCCCTTCGACCTGATATTCAGGGACCTGGCAAGAAGCGAGCAGGACGTCCGCCGGGAGCGTGACCGGGTCGCCCAGTATCTCAACATCGCCGAGGTGATCCTTCTGGCCTTCGACACAAGGGGGGTGACAACCCTGATCAACCGGAAGGGGTCCGAACTCCTCGGCCTCACCCCCGCGGAGATCATCGGGAAGGACTGGTTTGCAACGTATGTCCCGGAAGACCAGCGCGAAGAGGCACGAAAGCGGCTGTCGGCAGCAATGAGCGGGTCGGCGGAGATCCCTGCCCATTCGGAAAACGATATCATCGCGGCGGACGGAAGGAGGCGGACGATCTCGTGGCGCAATGCAGTGATCCATGACAGGAACGGCACCGTCGTCGGGATCCTCAGTTCGGGGGAGGACATCACGGACCTGCGGGAGGCGCAGCGTGGCCTTATGATCAAGGATGCGGCGATCTCCTCCTCGCCCGACGGGGTCGTCATCATCGGGCCGGACGAACGGATCATGTATGCCAACCCCGCATACCTGCAGCTCCTCGGATTCCGGACCGCAGACGAGATACTGGGGAGGCGGATTACGGATGTCGCGGCCGACCCGAATCGTATCCGCGAGATGTTGGGTGCGATTGGTGATGGCGGACACTGGACGGGGGAGTACCGCGCAAGGGTCAGGGACGGCCGGGTGGTGGATCTCCTCGTCTCCGCGACGGTGGCGACCGATGCCGACGGCACACCCATCTGCACGATGGCCTCGGTTGTCGATGTCACCGAGATGCAGCTCTACCGCAAGGCCCTCGAGGAGGCGAACAAGAAGTTGGGACTCCTCTCCTCGATCACCCGCCACGACGTCCTCAACCAGATCCACGTGATCCTCTCGTATGTGGAGCTTCTGAAAGACGAGCTTCCCCCGCTGGAACCGGCAACCACCTACCTGAAGGGAGTGGAGACCGCGGCCCACACCATCCACGGACAGATCAACTTCACCCGGGACTACCACCGGATGGGGGTGGAGGCGCCGGTGTGGCAGCGGGTGGCGGAGGTCTTCCAGGAGAACCGGTATGCATGGGGTCCCGATACGCTGACGGTCAGGACGGATGTGGACGATGTCGAGGTCTATGCCGACCCGATGCTCGAGAAGGTCTTCTACAACCTCCTCGACAACGCGGTCCGCCACGGGAACGGGGTCACCACCGTAACGGTCAGCTTTCGGGAGGAGAACGGGGCGGGTATCATCGTGGTGGAGGACGACGGAAGCGGGGTTCCCGAGGGTGAAAAGGAACGGATATTCGAGCGTGGAGTGGGGAAAAACACGGGATTCGGCCTCTTTTTAACCCGCGAGGTGCTGGGGCTGACCAGCATTACCATTCATGAGACCGGTCGGGTGGGCGAGGGTGCCCGTTTCGAACTCAGGGTTCCGCCCGGCGTCTGGCGCCGCGGTGCCGATGCGGTGTCCTGA
- the argF gene encoding ornithine carbamoyltransferase yields MSDSIPPCTGILRKVVAHRSFIKLLDFEPEELAALMGLAADLKTARIQGREKQYLRGMQIALIFEKSSTRTRCAFEVAAHDQGAHVTYLGPEGTQIGHKESMKDTARVLGRLYDAIEYRGFSQENAEILADYAGVPVYNGLTDEFHPTQILADILTMVEHSGRPPQDISFCFVGDGRNNVAHSLLVGAAKLGMDIRICAPQSLMPDEALAETCLEIAHTTGAKIMLTEVIEEAVRGVDFIYTDVWVSMGEPQEVWDKRIRLLSPYRVTAKMLDAAGNPDVKFMHCLPSFHNRETTVGEEIYERYGLDALEVTDEVFESDRSIVFDQAENRMHTIKAVMVATLCGEVTTR; encoded by the coding sequence ATGTCAGACAGCATACCCCCCTGCACGGGCATCCTCAGGAAAGTCGTTGCCCACCGCAGTTTCATAAAACTCCTCGATTTTGAACCGGAAGAGCTGGCCGCCCTCATGGGGCTCGCCGCCGACCTGAAGACGGCGCGGATCCAGGGACGGGAAAAGCAGTACCTCAGGGGCATGCAGATTGCCCTCATCTTCGAAAAGAGCTCCACACGCACCCGGTGTGCATTTGAGGTCGCGGCCCATGACCAGGGCGCCCATGTCACCTATCTCGGACCCGAGGGGACGCAGATCGGCCATAAGGAATCGATGAAGGACACCGCCCGCGTGCTCGGCCGCCTCTACGACGCCATCGAGTACCGGGGATTTTCACAGGAGAACGCCGAGATACTCGCGGATTATGCGGGCGTTCCGGTCTACAACGGTCTGACGGACGAGTTTCACCCGACGCAGATCCTCGCCGACATTCTCACGATGGTCGAACATTCCGGACGGCCCCCGCAGGACATCAGCTTCTGTTTCGTGGGCGACGGGAGAAACAACGTCGCCCACTCGCTCCTTGTGGGAGCCGCAAAGCTCGGTATGGACATCCGCATCTGCGCCCCCCAGTCCCTCATGCCGGACGAGGCCCTCGCCGAAACCTGCCTTGAGATCGCCCACACAACAGGAGCGAAGATCATGCTCACGGAGGTGATCGAAGAGGCGGTGAGGGGCGTGGATTTCATCTACACCGACGTCTGGGTCTCGATGGGCGAACCGCAGGAGGTCTGGGACAAACGGATACGTCTTCTCAGCCCCTACCGGGTCACCGCAAAGATGCTCGATGCCGCCGGAAACCCCGACGTGAAGTTCATGCACTGCCTCCCCTCCTTCCACAACCGGGAGACGACGGTAGGCGAGGAGATCTACGAACGGTACGGCCTCGACGCCCTCGAGGTGACCGACGAGGTCTTCGAGTCCGACCGGTCCATCGTCTTCGACCAGGCGGAGAATCGCATGCATACGATAAAGGCGGTCATGGTCGCGACCCTCTGCGGGGAGGTGACCACCCGATGA
- a CDS encoding ABC transporter permease has translation MATIAIALVITAFIISLLLLVITRPHPEAVIESLLSPEIQFAIYLSLVTSIISTLLCIAVAVPAAYALARYNFFGKSFVSMILDLPLALPPLVAGVALLLFFGTTAFGDALASIGLVFVFTPLGIIIAQFFVNLPFMLRIMRSTFTDISPRYEYVACTLGCTNLQAIRRVTLPMAGSGFLAGAVITWAKGIGEFGAALMIAGATRMKTETLPISLFLNMSCGELELALSAAIILIVISVVSLYIFELYGGSAKF, from the coding sequence ATGGCCACCATCGCCATCGCCCTCGTCATCACCGCGTTCATCATCTCGCTCCTCCTTCTCGTCATCACCCGCCCCCACCCGGAGGCGGTCATCGAATCCCTCCTCTCGCCGGAGATCCAGTTCGCCATCTACCTGAGTCTGGTCACCTCGATCATCTCTACGCTGCTCTGTATTGCCGTCGCCGTGCCGGCGGCGTATGCACTCGCACGCTACAACTTCTTCGGCAAGAGCTTTGTGAGCATGATCCTCGACCTGCCCCTCGCCCTCCCTCCGCTCGTCGCCGGTGTGGCGCTTCTCCTCTTCTTCGGGACGACCGCATTCGGCGATGCGCTCGCCTCCATCGGCCTGGTCTTCGTCTTCACCCCGCTCGGTATCATCATTGCCCAGTTCTTCGTGAACCTGCCCTTCATGCTGCGCATCATGCGCTCCACCTTCACGGACATATCCCCACGGTACGAGTATGTCGCCTGTACCCTCGGGTGCACGAACCTGCAGGCGATCCGCCGGGTGACCCTTCCCATGGCGGGAAGCGGCTTTCTCGCGGGTGCGGTGATCACCTGGGCAAAGGGAATCGGCGAGTTCGGGGCGGCCCTGATGATCGCGGGAGCCACCCGCATGAAGACCGAGACCCTGCCGATCTCGCTCTTCCTGAATATGTCATGCGGTGAACTCGAACTCGCTCTCTCGGCGGCGATCATCCTGATCGTCATCTCTGTCGTATCGCTCTATATCTTCGAGCTCTACGGAGGCTCGGCGAAATTCTAA
- a CDS encoding HD domain-containing protein gives MDRDEALALLGEHVHKESLKNHCLATAAIMRAVAPAMGGDPDRWELIGILHDIDFEEIDEDMDRHGEAGYAILKEAGVPDEIAEPIRRHNYMKFGDFDEPEDIALTAADNISGLVIACAMVKGGTVTDVTAKSVKKKFKEKAFAAGCNRDRIRRIEAYMELPEFYGLAVDALQGIRDDLGLV, from the coding sequence ATGGACAGAGACGAAGCCCTCGCCCTCCTGGGCGAGCACGTCCACAAGGAGAGCCTGAAAAACCACTGCCTCGCAACGGCCGCGATCATGCGGGCGGTCGCCCCGGCGATGGGGGGCGACCCCGACCGCTGGGAGCTCATCGGCATCCTCCATGACATCGATTTCGAGGAGATCGACGAGGACATGGATCGCCATGGCGAGGCGGGATACGCCATCCTGAAGGAGGCGGGCGTTCCCGATGAGATTGCAGAACCCATCCGGCGTCACAACTACATGAAGTTCGGCGACTTCGACGAACCGGAGGACATCGCGCTCACAGCGGCAGACAACATCTCGGGACTCGTCATCGCCTGCGCCATGGTGAAGGGCGGGACGGTGACGGATGTGACGGCGAAGTCGGTGAAAAAGAAGTTCAAGGAGAAGGCCTTCGCCGCCGGATGCAACCGCGACCGGATTCGGCGCATCGAGGCATACATGGAACTGCCCGAGTTCTATGGGCTTGCCGTCGATGCCCTTCAGGGCATCAGGGACGACCTCGGCCTCGTATAG
- a CDS encoding flavodoxin family protein: MKLPLPSPLRSRIVSTSRGEVTVRILHQDVSSLYPGMERYFVEAVLGEEVIASFRTNSYEYSPGVALTAEQAAFSHADDWEAHLAGDVAGFVEYHTPRHHYPAPDAPVTDVVVIQGSPRPDGNCAAIAGWVAEVVKERGLSVQVLYLDDLILHPCIGCYRCFNDGVCTFEDDMDPVYEALEHALLLAVVSPVYTNTVPAGLKAVMDRCQALHARRTITGTRPPDKGRSGLFFSVAGRVGTENFAAILPVATAFFSLVAYPLAATPCFDGMDHVPGIGAVDGARERVEGAVAASLDAILARDEVDGIPEEEA, encoded by the coding sequence GTGAAGCTTCCCCTCCCCTCTCCCCTCCGGAGCCGTATCGTCTCCACCTCCCGCGGCGAGGTGACGGTTCGAATCCTGCACCAGGACGTCTCCTCTCTCTACCCCGGCATGGAGCGCTACTTCGTCGAGGCGGTGCTGGGTGAGGAGGTCATCGCGTCATTCCGAACGAACAGCTACGAGTATTCGCCGGGTGTCGCCCTTACTGCGGAACAGGCGGCATTTTCCCATGCCGATGACTGGGAGGCGCACCTTGCCGGAGATGTGGCGGGGTTCGTCGAGTACCACACCCCCCGGCACCATTACCCGGCACCGGATGCGCCCGTCACCGATGTCGTCGTCATACAGGGAAGTCCCCGGCCGGACGGGAACTGTGCCGCCATCGCCGGATGGGTGGCGGAGGTGGTGAAGGAGAGGGGTCTTTCCGTACAGGTGCTCTATCTCGACGACCTGATCCTTCATCCCTGCATCGGGTGCTACCGCTGTTTCAACGACGGCGTCTGCACCTTCGAGGATGACATGGACCCGGTCTACGAGGCGCTGGAGCACGCCCTGCTCCTCGCAGTCGTCTCCCCGGTGTACACGAATACGGTGCCTGCGGGCCTCAAGGCGGTGATGGACCGGTGCCAGGCCCTGCATGCCCGGCGCACGATCACCGGGACAAGGCCTCCGGATAAAGGGCGCAGCGGTCTCTTCTTCAGCGTTGCCGGCAGGGTGGGAACCGAGAACTTTGCCGCCATCCTCCCGGTCGCCACGGCCTTCTTCTCGCTGGTGGCCTACCCGCTTGCGGCCACCCCCTGCTTTGACGGCATGGACCATGTCCCCGGTATCGGTGCCGTCGACGGGGCCCGGGAACGGGTCGAAGGAGCCGTTGCCGCCTCCCTTGATGCCATACTGGCCCGTGACGAGGTGGACGGAATCCCGGAAGAAGAAGCGTAA
- the arcC gene encoding carbamate kinase produces MRIVIALGGNALLRRGEPMTAFVQRQNIHRAVAAIAPLVREHEIVLTHGNGPQVGLLALQAAYAGTEAYPLDVLGAESEGMIGYMIEQELSGLLPPHTPIATLLTMVEVDPDDPAFAHPTKFVGPVYTKEQMEAVKEDRNWTFARDGGRWRRVVPSPDPKRIFEVRPVSWLLEKGAIVICTGGGGIPTAFTTERRQTLHGVEAVVDKDLASALLAEEVEAHLLVMATDVDGVYLDWETDHPEKIGGVTPEELAAHTFAEGSMGPKVDAACRFVSRSGGRAAIGSLTELEELVAGTAGTQVGGGGLGHA; encoded by the coding sequence ATGAGAATCGTCATCGCCCTCGGCGGCAACGCCCTCCTGCGTCGCGGCGAACCGATGACCGCCTTCGTCCAGCGCCAGAACATCCACCGGGCCGTCGCCGCCATCGCCCCGCTCGTCCGGGAGCACGAGATCGTCCTTACGCACGGCAACGGCCCGCAGGTCGGCCTTCTCGCCCTCCAGGCAGCCTACGCAGGGACCGAGGCCTACCCGCTCGACGTCCTCGGTGCGGAGAGCGAGGGAATGATCGGCTATATGATCGAACAGGAACTCTCCGGCCTCCTCCCACCCCATACGCCGATCGCCACCCTCCTTACCATGGTGGAGGTGGACCCGGACGACCCCGCCTTCGCCCATCCCACGAAGTTCGTAGGGCCGGTCTACACGAAGGAGCAGATGGAGGCCGTCAAAGAAGACCGGAACTGGACCTTCGCCCGCGACGGCGGCCGGTGGCGCCGGGTCGTCCCCTCCCCCGACCCGAAACGCATCTTCGAAGTCCGGCCGGTCAGCTGGCTCCTCGAGAAGGGGGCCATTGTGATCTGCACCGGCGGCGGGGGCATCCCCACGGCCTTCACCACCGAGCGGCGGCAGACACTCCATGGAGTCGAGGCGGTGGTTGACAAGGATCTCGCAAGCGCCCTCCTCGCCGAAGAGGTGGAGGCGCACCTCCTCGTCATGGCAACCGACGTCGACGGCGTCTACCTCGACTGGGAGACCGACCACCCGGAAAAGATCGGCGGCGTCACCCCCGAAGAGCTCGCCGCCCATACATTTGCAGAGGGTTCCATGGGCCCGAAGGTCGATGCCGCCTGCCGGTTCGTGAGCAGGAGCGGCGGCCGGGCAGCCATCGGGAGCCTCACCGAACTGGAGGAGCTGGTGGCGGGCACCGCCGGCACCCAGGTCGGCGGCGGGGGACTCGGGCATGCCTGA
- a CDS encoding ABC transporter ATP-binding protein produces MLSIQNISKDLGEFLLDDISLTIGEGEYFVIIGPTGAGKTILLETIAGIYPPDAGSVAIGGRDVTFAPPRERNVTMVYQDYMLFPHLTVEQNIGFGLEYRKVPPEERTAKVQEVAEIFGIGHLLHRYPETLSGGEQQRAAISRAIVLEPAVLLLDEPLSALDGQTRERLRHELRKLHARYRTTIIHITHNFDEVFSLASRVAVMNKGRVVQTGTPEDVFRHPESSFVAQFVGVQNIFSGTCTTEDALSRISVPRPDSTDALFCSLTPHPGETATVTIRPEDIMIGRDTCTTSARNSFEGTVTDIVDNGMVVAVHVDAGLPFIAYVSRQGWAAVGAAVGDTVHLTIMADAVHVF; encoded by the coding sequence GTGCTATCCATACAGAACATCTCAAAGGATCTTGGAGAGTTCCTCCTCGATGACATCTCCCTCACGATCGGCGAGGGCGAGTACTTCGTGATCATCGGCCCCACCGGAGCGGGCAAGACGATCCTCCTCGAGACCATTGCCGGCATCTACCCCCCGGACGCGGGGAGCGTTGCCATCGGCGGGCGGGATGTCACCTTCGCCCCGCCACGGGAACGCAATGTGACGATGGTCTACCAGGACTACATGCTCTTCCCCCACCTCACGGTGGAGCAGAACATCGGGTTCGGTCTCGAGTACCGCAAGGTGCCCCCGGAGGAGCGAACGGCAAAGGTGCAGGAGGTCGCGGAGATCTTCGGCATCGGCCACCTGCTCCACCGGTACCCCGAGACCCTCTCGGGCGGGGAACAGCAGCGGGCCGCCATATCAAGGGCCATCGTCCTCGAACCGGCCGTGCTCCTGCTCGACGAACCGCTCAGCGCCCTCGATGGGCAGACCCGCGAGCGTCTCCGCCATGAACTGAGAAAACTCCATGCGCGATACAGAACGACGATCATCCACATCACCCACAACTTCGACGAGGTCTTTTCCCTCGCATCCCGGGTTGCGGTGATGAACAAGGGCAGGGTTGTCCAGACCGGCACCCCGGAAGACGTCTTCCGTCATCCCGAGTCATCGTTTGTCGCGCAATTTGTCGGGGTCCAGAACATCTTCTCCGGCACCTGCACCACGGAAGACGCCCTGAGCAGGATCAGTGTGCCCCGGCCCGACAGCACCGACGCGCTCTTCTGTTCGCTCACCCCCCACCCCGGGGAGACGGCGACCGTCACCATCCGGCCCGAGGACATCATGATCGGGCGGGACACCTGTACCACCTCTGCCCGCAATTCATTCGAGGGAACCGTGACCGATATCGTGGACAACGGCATGGTGGTCGCGGTGCACGTCGATGCCGGCCTCCCCTTCATCGCCTATGTCAGCCGGCAGGGATGGGCGGCGGTAGGGGCCGCCGTCGGCGATACCGTACACCTCACCATCATGGCGGATGCGGTGCACGTCTTCTGA
- the modA gene encoding molybdate ABC transporter substrate-binding protein, translating to MSKKLMGIAALCVALLAACMICGCTGEAATDTPAAGTPAASEESLVVFCGAGLREPMDEIAQVYQDRTGTEIRYTYGGSAQLLSQIELLQEGDAYMPGAKSYIDSAAEKGFIAGSTPCIYHVLAIAVQPGNPLNITSLEDLTEDGVRVAIGEPTGPAVGSAAKKMLDKAGYWEDIQDNIVVRSGTVNELLVYTTMDQADAAIIWEDLLDNSDLEQVDIPIDEGFIKVVPIGTLTFSENPDEAEAFADFVASDEGLAIFEKHGFETYPCAKYGDA from the coding sequence ATGAGTAAAAAACTGATGGGTATCGCGGCGCTCTGTGTCGCACTCCTCGCTGCCTGCATGATCTGCGGATGCACGGGAGAGGCGGCGACGGACACGCCCGCGGCCGGAACACCGGCCGCATCCGAAGAGTCCCTCGTCGTCTTCTGTGGTGCGGGACTTCGCGAACCGATGGACGAGATCGCCCAGGTCTACCAGGACCGGACGGGAACGGAGATACGGTACACCTACGGCGGTTCGGCTCAGCTGCTCTCGCAGATTGAACTCCTGCAGGAGGGCGATGCCTACATGCCCGGTGCAAAGTCGTACATCGACTCGGCCGCTGAGAAGGGCTTCATCGCCGGCAGCACTCCCTGCATCTACCACGTGCTCGCAATTGCCGTCCAGCCCGGCAACCCGCTGAACATCACCAGCCTTGAAGACCTGACGGAGGACGGCGTCCGCGTCGCCATCGGCGAACCGACCGGCCCTGCGGTAGGCAGTGCGGCAAAGAAGATGCTTGACAAGGCGGGCTACTGGGAGGATATTCAGGACAACATCGTGGTCCGGTCCGGCACGGTGAATGAACTGCTCGTCTACACGACGATGGACCAGGCAGACGCCGCCATCATCTGGGAAGACCTTCTCGACAACTCCGACCTCGAACAGGTCGATATCCCCATCGACGAGGGGTTCATCAAGGTCGTCCCCATCGGCACACTGACCTTCTCCGAAAACCCGGACGAGGCAGAAGCATTCGCGGACTTCGTTGCATCTGACGAAGGACTTGCCATCTTCGAAAAACACGGATTCGAGACCTACCCCTGCGCAAAGTACGGGGATGCCTGA